TCAAAATGCTAGGCCTTACCTTCCACGCATACATTGCAAAGAAGGCCACGGTATCTGCAGACCAGACAACCGCAAAAGACTTCCAAAAGAATGGGATTATGACATTGAGTAATGGGATGAGAAGGAACAGATAATTAAGGGCTTCCTTCTCATTCTTTGAGCAGTCTCGGGCCCGAAGAGAAGGAATTGCTGTAAAAATTAAGCAAGATGAAACATCAATACTCCCACCAACTCTCACAATTTACCACAGGCAGAAAAAGCTTCTGCCTAGGGGCACCACACCCTTACCATGACCCAATTAGTTTTCAGTTTAGTTCCCCATCTTTCCATCCCGTGAAATTACCAAACATCCAAATGTATATTAAATGGTAAAGAAGAGTGGCACTAGCAATTCCATATTTGTTAGATGGTAATCTTAACTTTGAGACATAAAGTTGGAGGATGACTTACTGAACATCCAAATAGACCACATTCCCATCAGCCTCCATATATCGGGCTCGTTCGATGGaaataaaagattgaaagaCAGGGCTCCGCCGAGAAGCAATGATGCATAGCCTTGAACCTCAAAAACTGTATACAAGGCAGTTCCGGGAACAGCAGGATTTTTTGAGGCTGTCGAAGCTCTTGGAGCGAAGGTTGAAGCTGTCTTTTGAACCACCTGTTTTTCAGATGCAGCGAAACGAGAACATCAAGGATGATAATCATATTATCATCCACAGCTCCAGAAGCGAACGTTTCACGAGACCCATGCAGGTCAGATGAAAAGATTCAGCCTATTGAATGTGTAGTTTCCTCAAAACAAATATGATACCGACTTATCGAACTTCTAGATGTGATTTTCATGGAGTAAAACTGCAGAAAATGTGTCCCAGGACCCACGCTCGGTTTCATTTACATAAGTTCTATATTCTTTAAGATCATTTCCTCAGTTCCTCCACATACAAACATTAAACACATGGTCATAGGGGTTAGTTTAGCGAGAATTAGAGCCGCAAAACATTTCAGGGGAATCCCATTAACCGGGAATCAGATGcaagatcaagaaaagaaagaatttaacCGACCAAAAAGACGGACCTTCTTGAGGTCTTTTTCGAGCGCGGCATTCGAAGCTGACGTCGAAGTGGAGGGTCTGTCGGGTCCGTCCGATCCCGCGGCTTCTTCTTGCTTCTCCCCTCCTCCTTGCTCCGCGACGGCCCGAGCCTCTACCTCATTCGAAGAACTCGCGACGATCTTGAAGCTCCGGCTGCGACGTCGAGGAGGACCGGGGACGCCATTCCTGAGGAGGAAGCTGGACGGAGCGACGTTGGGCGGGAGACGGCATGCGCAGATGGACGTCGATGCCAGCATGTTCGTCGGCGAATTCTCACTGCATGTTTGAGAACCGGGATTTGCGTCACCCGCTCTCGGGCGGggggaagaaagagagggagggagagagagataagaaATGTATGGTAGGCTGAGACGGGTCGGATCAGtgccgatttttttttaaaattttttttttcgagttttgaaaatgataagtaaataaattgaggaaaattaacaaaagcacCCATTTGGTTAAACCAAATTGAAGACATtgcatataatatattttttttatggagCTATCGCCGCAAAAAAATTGCAAGTGTCATTTGCAAGGTTATTGAAATTACACTCTAGAGATTTGAGGATTAGGATTAGGCTGAGATCCTaaacatttcaagaaaaaaacaatatgTAAATCTCAAATTACTTTCTTAAATTACTACATAATATAAGAACTTCCAAAAGTAGATATTTAGAGGGATATCATGTGTCATCTTTAAATTAGagtttaaagaaagaaaagtcaataATTCCTTTGCTTAACTTAAAATATAACTAACTCTTTGTAATCGATATTAAGCCAATTTGGTCAATTATAGACCTTGATGATAAGACCAATATAGTTATCGACAAATTATGTCACAGTCCCCAACAATTACATAATGCAGTTATCAATGATGGGTAGAACTTATCGATGACCATGAAATATAGGTATCAATGCACGATGGCAAGTTGTCGACGAAGATCTCATTGTGATGATAGAACCAATATAGAGCCAGTCATTGTAAATATGGTTAAGAAAGGAGACAGAGCGAAGTTGCTGATTAAAGGCATGGATTTCGAGCTGTGGTACCTCAACAATGGTACTTCAAGAGTTGTCATTTGGGAATAGGACTGGTGTGTGAATATGAAGCCTAGAGTCGCGGAGATGCAACTATGACTGTGTTTAGAGTATTAACGGTTCATTAGTAGCTGTCTATACTAATCTATAAAAGGCGACGTGTGATTATTAAAGAGGGACTcccattataaaaaaaaaaacgcatatCCCTTGATATACTCTTATCCGCTTATTAAGGTTAATATCTATTTGTTGTCACCTAAATTGTGATGACTCATTTAGTTATTCATTGCATAAAAGGAATTAGGAATCAATCTCGATCCCTAAAATAATTATCCGTGGATTACATTTGCATATCAGGAGCATTGTCTTAATTATGGGCCAAATTTGGAATGGAAAGGGAGAGGGGAAATACATAAGCGAGCAAAAGGGAAAGTTTGGATGTGTATGAGATTGCACGCGCTTAGCAAGCAAAATGGGCAAAAACAAAAtggcaaagaaagaagagagaccAAATCTCCTCTACAAATGAATCACGGGGCAagatcataaatattaaataacgCATGGCTGAACATTCTCATGGCTCAAAGATTTCGAGCCTCGAGGCTTTAAAAGCCAAAACTTCAGCGTCAACTCCTGGTATTCGTTCAGTCACGGACAAAATGACGACCGAAGGCGAGATCCTGGAGAAGCTCGGAGGCCTCACCCGGGACGCCCCCCGACACCAGCTGGAGACTCTCCGGTCGATCCTCCAGCGCAACGGCAACTCGCGTTACCTCCGCCCCTTCCTCGGGGACCATCCTGGGCAGGTCGACGTGGCAACTTTCCTGCGAGAAGTCCCTCTGTCTAGCTACGACGACTACACTGACCACATCAGTCAGATGGCCGACGGAATAGTCGATGGCGGTGACCCAATCCTCTGTGCTGATCCTCTCACCTGTTTCTTCTACAGGTATCATTTGCTTTGTCCACGCAACGATAGGGACATTTCTGACACGATACGGTAAAAGTTTGGaatttggttttgttttaatGGACGCTCGTTGAATTGGCGTTCCATTTAGATGAAACCATTTATAGAGAAAATGAGGAGACATGAGGTTCTTGAATTTGTTGAGCGATTGCCCCCTCAATGGATGCTTCGGCAGTTTTGGTCCTGTTAATCATAATCCGAGTcattattaatttatgttgaACGTGCCAAAAGATTAATTTCCTTCAAATTCACGTCTTTTTCAAGCTAATCGAGTGTCTGCTTTCATGGAAAAGTCAGAACCAAGTCAAAACTAGAACAAGCTAAATAGCAGGAGATTGATGAGTTGATTGACTCTTGCCATCAGTTAATGCGATGTAGCTCTTCAGTCATTGTGTATTATATTCACTGTGTTCGATTGGCAGCTCCGGAACAACTTCCAAGAGGCCAAAGATGATACCTTACTATGATACGCCTCTGTCGAGAGCAGCTACATCCATAGCTCAGCAAAGCAGCCTTGCAGTACTTCGAGGGTAAATTTTCTGTTCCGAATCAATCATTCCCTTGTTATGCCATTCTCACCTGTcacttttgtggatgattggAGTTCTTCCGAATTTGTCAGATTAATGGGAAGTTTGAATCGTTCTTAGGTTGTTTCCCCCACAGTCATCGGCAAACAAGGGTCTCTGGTTTATTTACGCTGGTAATGTCACCCGGACCAAGGGCGGGTTCAAGGTTATGGCAGCCACAGCGTACCTGATGCAGAGTGCCAAATTAAGGTCGTCGCAGTTTCTGTCTGATTGTATTAGTCCACAAGAGGTTGTTCTGGGATCGGATGTCGACTGCCAGATATACTGCCACCTTCTGTGCGGCCTTAGGCACTTCGATAAGATCGATAATATCCAGGCACCATATGCCATTGGATTAGTTAGAGCATTTTGCCTTCTGGAGGAAAAATGGAAGGTGCTCTGTAAGGACATAGAAAAAGGGTTCCTGACCTGGGATATCTCCGACACAGCGATGAAGGATTCTGTTAACAAGGCTCTTGGAGGGCCTCGG
The sequence above is drawn from the Eucalyptus grandis isolate ANBG69807.140 chromosome 11, ASM1654582v1, whole genome shotgun sequence genome and encodes:
- the LOC104426699 gene encoding protein RESISTANCE TO PHYTOPHTHORA 1, chloroplastic encodes the protein MLASTSICACRLPPNVAPSSFLLRNGVPGPPRRRSRSFKIVASSSNEVEARAVAEQGGGEKQEEAAGSDGPDRPSTSTSASNAALEKDLKKVVQKTASTFAPRASTASKNPAVPGTALYTVFEVQGYASLLLGGALSFNLLFPSNEPDIWRLMGMWSIWMFTIPSLRARDCSKNEKEALNYLFLLIPLLNVIIPFFWKSFAVVWSADTVAFFAMYAWKMGWLQQTE